In a single window of the Candidatus Cloacimonadota bacterium genome:
- a CDS encoding four helix bundle protein gives MKKYEKDLYERLIQFAINTFKFLKSLPKDKEYDVFRYQLSKAAT, from the coding sequence ATGAAGAAATATGAAAAGGATTTATACGAAAGATTAATTCAATTCGCAATAAATACTTTCAAATTCCTGAAGTCATTACCAAAAGATAAAGAATATGATGTTTTTAGATATCAGCTTTCAAAAGCCGCGACTT